From a single Rutidosis leptorrhynchoides isolate AG116_Rl617_1_P2 chromosome 5, CSIRO_AGI_Rlap_v1, whole genome shotgun sequence genomic region:
- the LOC139850740 gene encoding C2 domain-containing protein At1g53590-like isoform X1, with protein sequence MTDKLLQVAFEEAPVEFMTKEPVSYALVEIVEGLNVKPSDMNGLADSYVKGNLGGYRFIRFRLVRVSHLSQNCVPVFLQLLWTSSHIRYIPFMNMLVL encoded by the exons ATGACG gATAAGCTTTTGCAAGTTGCATTCGAGGAGGCACCGGTTGAG TTTATGACAAAGGAGCCAGTTAGTTATGCGCTAGTGGAAATTGTGGAAGGACTTAATGTGAAACCATCGGACATGAACG GGTTAGCCGATTCTTACGTAAAAGGCAATCTTGGTGGATACCGATTTATACGTTTTAGGTTGGTGAGAGTCAGCCATTTGTCTCAGAACTGCGTACCAGTTTTCCTACAACTATTATGGACCTCGAGCCACATCAGATACATACCTTTTATGAATAT GTTGGTTTTATGA
- the LOC139848140 gene encoding uncharacterized protein, which produces MPKVWNQKPSCRINIDVNSHGQPIKDNASIVTHVLGTISRSCKYCPIYLPWIKVSGEEKQEMLKHLRTKFVNPEHADTWMLKSIGNKVSNWRARLKNKYWNSSKSFKKQVKSRPQEMQRDHWKLLVTYWNNERIKELSQKIKKIGPERNLLNKMYI; this is translated from the exons ATGCCCAAAGTTTGGAATCAAAAACCTAGCTGTCGAATTAATATTGACGTTAATAGCCACGGTCAACCTATCAAAGACAATGCTAGTATAGTCACCCATGTCCTGGGAACCATTTCAAGGAGTTGCAAGTATTGTCCGATTTATTTACCATGGATTAAAGTTTCTGGCGAGGAAAAGCAAGAGATGCTTAAACATTTAAGG ACAAAGTTTGTTAATCCCGAACATGCTGATACTTGGATGCTCAAATCAATTGGGAATAAAGTGAGCAACTGGAGGGCAAGATTAAAGAACAAATACTGGAATTCGTCTAAATCATTTAAGAAGCAAGTAAAATCAAGGCCTCAGGAAATGCAGAGAGATCATTGGAAGCTACTTGTAACTTATTGGAATAATGAAAGGATCAAG GAGCTAAGCCAGAAAATAAAGAAAATCGGGCCAGAAAGGAACTTACTGAATAAAATGTACATTTGA
- the LOC139850740 gene encoding protein EXPORTIN 1A-like isoform X2 produces the protein MNLPNQKWTKIIGHARGSVDFLKDQDVIRTVPNILQTNTSVASALRKHLLSLITLIFVNMLNVYKMYSELISSSIAEHVLCITFEVQCL, from the exons ATGAATCTCCCGAATCAG AAATGGACTAAAATTATAGGTCATGCCCGTGGTAGTGTTGATTTCTTAAAGGATCAAGATGTCATTAGGACTGTACCTAACATATTGCAG ACAAATACAAGTGTTGCCAGTGCACTCAGAAAACACCTTTTGTCTCTAATCACTCTGATATTTGTGAACATGCTTAATGTCTACAA AATGTACAGTGAGTTAATATCATCCAGCATTGCTGAACACGTCTTATGTATAACTTTTGAGGTACAATGTTTATGA